ATATGAAGAAACATTATaatggagaagaaagagagggcACCTTGTAATTCAATCCCTTGCCCATGCATCTCACACGAAACAATCCTATCTGCCAGACTCTCGGAAGCTAAGAAATAGTCGATTCTCATCCTTTTGCCTCGATACCTGAAAAGATATGTAATCATGTCGTTAGCAAGCAACAGAAGTTTCATAtaagtgaaaacaaaacagCTTGGAAGCACGATTTCAAATTTTGGCGTAGATCTCAAAAGACTGGGAATTTACTGCatttttttgataaaaatagGAAACAATGGGAGTGCGATTTTCATTTCCTCGTTTTTACAAGATGTTATTCAATCTAATACGTGCAAAAGTCTTTTAGCATGGGAAGACTGTTTACTATGTTGCAGATCAgaatgttagacgaacacgactctccacaattgtatgatattgtccactttgagcataagctctcatggctttgctttaggcttccccaaaaggcctcataccaatggagttagtattcctcacttataaacccatgatcattccctaaattagccgatgtgggactttcatcatccaacacagaATACTAATCAAGAAGCAACAGCAATGCCTAAGAAGGTTAAATGCCCTCCCGGATAATACGTGCAAAAGTCTATTAGCCGCGgtttattaaaattctaatCAAACACTAGCGAGCAAGGCGGGCACGAACACCCTCTAGCTCATATGGAAATCCATTGCTCACCAGTGAGCGAGGAGGTTAGTTGCTAACCCACGAACTAATTTCTAAGCCTCAAGAGCTAACTAAAGTGTTAGTTGTAGAAACTAAAACCCAAATCTCTAGAACCAAACACAAGTCATTTAGAAAATATGTACTTCAGTCACTTTAAAAGGTATGTCAAACACCCTCTAACAGCTCTTAACAGTAGAGCAACCGCTACATGGTAACTGGTAAGCCAAAGAATACGGAGTACAAAAATAGCAGATAGGTATTTATAGTTAAATTAGTAGTAATCCATGCAGTATCTTTCTTACTTTCCAATAGGGTTCCCAGACCAAGAGAAGCCACGCTCCATGTCTTTCTCCTTGTGCAGGAATCTATATGCATCTATCAGCTTTCCCCTGGAAAATAATACACGCATAAGGCAAAAGATACAACCAATTCACCAACTTACAAATGAatggcattttttttctttcttggatcaaataaaaaatttataaaacttgTTGTTGGGTTTATTAGAAATCAAAAGGTTCAGAGAAGAGATAGAAATAGGTGAAGTGAAAGTTGCAAAGGATAAGTAAAGACGTAAGTTATAACAACTTGACATAGCTCACTTTTGAAATGGACTTCCTACCAGCagcaacaaaataataaaaggagCAGAATAAAGTGATGCTACGAGAATGCTAgcaagaataaataataataataaaaagaacttttattatgaaattgcATACTCTTTCAATATGGCACTGAAACGCTTCCTTTCAGCCAAGGTAAAACCAGGCTGTCCACAATCCTGCACCATGAAGAAGCTAAttgtcagttttttttttttttaaattctggGAATACAGCACCGCGCCTGGTGATAGATGATATTCAGATCTTTtctaattacaattttttaaaaatatatattaggaaaCAATACTAATAtaccaaaaaaattgaaatgaatctTTAAGATAAATCAACACAATTTAGGACTCTAGACTTATTCTCGGTCTTGTTCCGACTCTATCTCATCATGAAATATAGCATCCCTTAGTCAACGACTTCAACAATAGAGGGAGCATCATACAACTTTTATCGTCTCATAGGTGCCTATCATTTCAATACTCTATATTACAGCCAAACAAATGATTAgcaaaataacattaaatacttttaaatgaaTGCAAGTCCAAATAGAAATAGATAAGTATATCCGgctcttttgaaaaaaaagttcgCTGGTATTAATAGAGAAACAGAGAACCATTTATGGAAATTCTACGGGAAAAGAATATGGCAGAGCTCTACATGACAAGCTTGTACCTCCTTATTTGGGGGTATGTACCCATTAAGTTTTGCTGCGCTGAAAAACTCTGGATGGCTCACATCAATATCTTCATGACTGcacaataaatttaatgcaACAAAATCAGCAAATCCAAATACCATCCATTGGGAATATTCCACTATTTTATATTACCAACAGTTGGAGTGGTATACTCTTGTAGATAAGTGTTAATTTGAACAGGGTAAGCAATTTCCTTCAGATGCTTGATCCTTTTGGCTACTTTTTTAGCATGTAactctttgaacttttatttcttcgtgaaatttattaaagaatTTTGCATAATATGAGTTTTTAAAcggttttctttcttttcgagACAAATTTGGATCTACAGGCATTGCTCATTGTTACTGATGAATTACTAAGCAAGATTATAAGCCAAATTAAGAAGTGAGTTAAGCTTGATTCATGAAGGTAGAACAATATCCTGTGACTGATAACTGGTAGCAATAACCAAGATAGAAGCACATAAATAGCTTGGCCTTGAATGATGGATAGAACATAGTCTACATAGATGtcaatatatatgaaagaaattgaaagttcatgACATGGACCATCCTTCAACTTAATCAAGAACTCTTACCTAACATTTAGGTCACCGCACCATATAAGAGGCTTATCAGAAGATTGGATAACAAATTCCAACATTCTCTTAtcccattttcttctcctcttaAAAGAGTTCTCCTCTTCCTTCCATCCATTATTTGGTGAATATGTATTCAATAAACGAAATGCCTCGAATTCAGCTAAAATTACACGACCATCCACTTCATGCTTTGAAGCTACAAAAAGGGACACCTGTATGATTTAATTGCTATTCCTTGTACAGATGTGAAATAACAGATTAAATATCCCACAAACTGGTTCTTTGTCATACACATTGTATGAGTCAATAAATCATTAAGAGAACAGGACATTGAATGCATCAATCCATCAATAAGAGAACAGGACATTGAATGCATCAATGCAACTCCTCAAATAGAAAATCAATGCATTAATGCATCAATAGAAAAACACTACATAAAATGTTACAATACATCACGGAGAGAAGATACCTATTCTGTCCAGATTGAAGAAAACcttttttggttgaaaacacttttttataaacaatgcaGTTCCAGCATACTTGGAATCTGAAAGAGACCACCAAACACGATAATTTGCAAATGGTGGACTGGAAAGAGCACGCATCAGCATCTGCATGATTTTAGGGTTGCTTTATAAgtaataatcataattttcCACCAAGAACACTGATTTATCAGCCAAATTGAAAACAACTATAACTCACCTACAAATCCCCCaagatatgaaataaaatttcagtTAGATCAGAATTTCAAGGCACCCAATAGGCTTCCAACTCATCTAGATAATTAAAGAATTACTGTAACTCTATGccttaaaattacaaaagtaataaaaataaatcattttttctcttcttttcatcaattGGATTATTATTAGTTCATAAACTTGATCAATTAAGTTTTGTAACCAATCTTCACATGCTTTACTTGACAAGCTTATTCATGTAAGAACTTGATAAATGCACAGAACAAGACTAAATTCAATGTGTTCGACACTCATTCGTCTTTCTTTTCTGCTTGATATATCAAACTTTCTCACTCATTCAGAAGcctcaattaataaaaagtaacATGAGGAAAATGTTACCTGCTTCTCTTCCCGTGATGTACTTGTGTCATCTTTCAATTCTCCTTGGTTTTTAGATGCACCTTTTGAACCTGCTGCAGGAATCCTTACTTCCTAGCGTGTAAACATAGTCGATGATAAGGTTACAGCCCATGTAAGTGGATAATTTGAGTCTTATGTAGTTCTACAAGATAATACGTCAGATGGAGCACTAGAATAAAGAACTCAGTATCAGATGGattcatcaaataaataacTGATCTGCTTAACTGCAGTCCATACAGGTCCATATGGTTGTTAAATCCTAGACGGTgggaaatgaaattaagacAGTCCCCTATAAACTTATCTAATGATTCAATTGATGCCACCTACTTCAAAACTAAAATCTCTACGACCCTCCCTATGCTTCAATCCTCAAAGATATTTCTTGCATAATCATTCACTTTTCTTTCACCTATGAAGTGGGGATGACCTATATAGGTCATGAGGACTATTTTGGCTATTTAAAGGAGATTTTGGGGGAGAAAAATAGGATAATTATCCTATACCATTCAGAAAGATAATCTAAAACACAAATTTGGAATTGAATGATGGTTTCACATTTTGAATCGGTTGCAAGTTACCAGGGAGTTCTATAGCTATTCCTCCTAATTTCAGCTCAAAGGAGAGCATTTTTCAGTCTTCATTTTATCTTATGCTTAAGGTCTCCCGAAATTTCTGTTCTCTTTCTTCTACATTTCTTTTAGAGTCAATGTAGTTCATCTTCTGTGTGCATGTGGTACAGGGTCCTGAAACTAGAACTACAGCTGACCTTCAAACGTACCTTGTGAAAAAACTCAAGTAACAATCCTACTGtaataaaacatcaaaatgTCATCACCAAGTGCAGATGACCCACACCCATCTTATAAGAAAATCATTAACAGGATTTTCAATGTCATAACTTTTTTGAGAGCTAATGCATGAACTTCCTTAAAGAAGAGAGAGGGACAGAGAAAGAAGATATAAAACATGCCAAGCTAAGCAACTACAACAACACATTCAGTAACTTGAATTACTAATTTCTTGCagtcaaaagaataaaagaaatgtaCATCATGCGAGACCTAAGCAAGTGAACCAGCACATTCCAGGAATTATCATTTTCTCACAGCCCATTAAGAATTATAAGAACTCGCATTTACTATTCAAATATCTTGCATGATCCCAACTAGTGTACAGCCTAACATCCTGAAACACACATTCATGAAAATTCACAGAACAGCCAAAGCCAAGTGAAAAGAGATCAAACATCAGCGTCTACAAACTTCGCACAAGGTAAAGCAGAGAGGGCATTGACGCAAAACTCACTTGTATGGCAATAATATCCGGATCAAAATTGGTAACAAACTTGGTGAATTCCGGCCAGTCGTTTTTAACTCTGAGAAGTAAACTATTTGCATTCCAAGTTATAAACTTAAGAGGCTCTTTCTTGTCCGACACTGATGCTTCCGAATCATCACCATCTTTCAGTGAAGGTGTGAGAGCCGCCTTCTTCGAAGACCCTTCCTTCTCTATTGGTTTAAAGAAGCGCTTCATCCTTCGCTGACCTCCAATGGCGGTATATACTTCGCGGGAGCTTCTGGTCTTTCTAAAGCCTTTCACTCACAGTCACAGCCCACCACTGGTAACATTGACGTCGTTCAACTCCAGGGCCTTGAtgacaaattatttatatattgtttttctttttgcaaaatctacaaatttgtttttgatttctaaaattttcgatttggttcttaatttttgttaggttaatattaaaattatttatttatgtttagtctaaattttaatctcttagggttttttttttttttttttttttttttattgggttaAATCTTTAATGGATTATTATAATTGGGCAGAAATTATTTCGAATTACATCCcacaattcaaatattttattttttatgaaaacaatatttttattggaaagAATGAATATCcatatatttgaattgaatttaaaaaaatctagtCGGAAACGGTTGCCCTCGACTAACGAAGAACAAACTTCAATCTAAAACAACCGGACCAAACTAATagttaaaaacatattataaacAATAGCTTACGACAAGGTATGAAATGTAGTGATATCGTACAttgttcaaatattttaacacGACAATAACTTGATCGCACGTTATATTCTTGttgataaatattaaaaaaaaaaattaatgaaatgatctaattaaaagaatttaatttcgagaatgtataaaatttaaaattacctCATAGCTATTAGGTAACTCcaaaaaatttacttattttttatttttggtgtttgaattt
This genomic interval from Cucurbita pepo subsp. pepo cultivar mu-cu-16 chromosome LG20, ASM280686v2, whole genome shotgun sequence contains the following:
- the LOC111782607 gene encoding DNA-(apurinic or apyrimidinic site) lyase, with product MKRFFKPIEKEGSSKKAALTPSLKDGDDSEASVSDKKEPLKFITWNANSLLLRVKNDWPEFTKFVTNFDPDIIAIQEVRIPAAGSKGASKNQGELKDDTSTSREEKQMLMRALSSPPFANYRVWWSLSDSKYAGTALFIKKCFQPKKVFFNLDRIASKHEVDGRVILAEFEAFRLLNTYSPNNGWKEEENSFKRRRKWDKRMLEFVIQSSDKPLIWCGDLNVSHEDIDVSHPEFFSAAKLNGYIPPNKEDCGQPGFTLAERKRFSAILKEGKLIDAYRFLHKEKDMERGFSWSGNPIGKYRGKRMRIDYFLASESLADRIVSCEMHGQGIELQGFYGSDHCPVSLELSEASSCPESQKS